Proteins encoded together in one Aureibacillus halotolerans window:
- a CDS encoding sugar phosphate isomerase/epimerase family protein, translating into MKLGVNSVLYGGFDFATAAKHIALAGYDGVEISAIKGMCEHLELDRWKAQATELKEIVDANGLEFLSMEVASLDEERLLHAFEAGAEIGIPVINVGPGGKSGSEEDYQQQIAKLRSMAEKAEAYGVTLCVKAHLGQVIDNTTMTLRALEDIQSPAFGIDMDPSHIFRAGEEPEKELLPVLKRMKHIHIRDCRGRQSGPGEPANQACGRGDIQLYDYCKALVQGNYNGPVCLEVIGANKLDLPAVQTIAAESYGYLNATFQALYRQTAKV; encoded by the coding sequence ATGAAGCTAGGCGTAAATTCGGTATTATACGGAGGGTTTGATTTTGCGACGGCGGCCAAACACATCGCCCTCGCAGGGTATGATGGGGTCGAGATATCGGCCATTAAAGGCATGTGTGAGCATTTAGAGCTTGACCGCTGGAAGGCGCAAGCCACCGAATTAAAAGAAATTGTCGATGCAAACGGCCTAGAATTTCTCTCAATGGAGGTGGCTTCTCTCGATGAAGAACGTCTCCTCCACGCTTTCGAGGCAGGGGCTGAAATAGGGATTCCTGTCATTAATGTTGGTCCCGGAGGCAAATCGGGGAGTGAAGAGGATTATCAACAACAGATTGCAAAGCTTCGGAGCATGGCTGAAAAGGCTGAGGCGTATGGCGTAACACTTTGTGTGAAGGCACATCTCGGGCAAGTGATTGATAATACGACAATGACTCTTCGTGCGTTGGAGGACATCCAATCACCGGCCTTTGGCATTGATATGGACCCTAGCCACATTTTTCGCGCTGGTGAAGAGCCGGAGAAGGAGCTTTTGCCTGTACTGAAACGTATGAAGCATATTCACATTCGTGACTGTCGAGGTCGTCAATCTGGTCCTGGAGAGCCGGCAAACCAAGCCTGTGGACGTGGCGATATTCAACTATATGACTATTGTAAAGCGCTCGTGCAGGGCAACTATAACGGTCCCGTTTGTCTAGAGGTCATCGGTGCGAACAAGCTCGACCTTCCAGCCGTTCAAACAATTGCTGCTGAAAGCTACGGGTATCTTAATGCGACCTTCCAAGCGCTTTATCGTCAAACGGCAAAGGTATAA
- a CDS encoding iron-siderophore ABC transporter substrate-binding protein, which translates to MKLAQLAAASFLLLLTACGSAGEPPVATEGQSGDSVTQTVEHLKGTSEIPEDIERIVVLSAAYADHLLTIGEKPVGINVEARYGGDYLPYLADGLSGVQTVGSASAPNLEAILALDPEVIVVESRTAEEMYGQLEKIAPTIVLGNEWLDYGDDTTFWTQDLLAIADMYDKTEAAEEAISALDEKVAAANEKIVALEGRKLAYLRVREKLLQVYAQKGHPTNTLLYHDLGFEPGNVTPDEQRIDLSMEIVPEMDADYIAMEVDPNGREYLESMNESELWNEVSAVQNDQVYETDSFWLFKGWGAIGRGEIVDDVLQMVE; encoded by the coding sequence ATGAAACTAGCACAACTTGCAGCGGCAAGCTTTCTCTTGTTGTTGACCGCCTGTGGCAGCGCAGGAGAGCCTCCGGTTGCAACCGAAGGGCAATCCGGAGATAGTGTGACCCAGACGGTTGAGCATTTGAAGGGCACGAGCGAGATTCCAGAGGATATTGAACGCATTGTGGTCTTGTCGGCCGCCTATGCTGACCATTTGTTAACGATCGGAGAAAAGCCGGTTGGAATAAACGTCGAGGCACGCTATGGTGGTGATTATTTGCCGTATTTAGCGGACGGACTGAGTGGGGTACAAACGGTCGGTTCAGCAAGCGCCCCAAATCTGGAGGCTATTCTGGCACTAGATCCTGAGGTCATTGTTGTCGAAAGTCGGACGGCAGAGGAAATGTACGGGCAGCTGGAAAAGATCGCCCCAACGATTGTGCTTGGCAACGAGTGGCTGGACTATGGGGATGATACGACGTTTTGGACGCAGGATTTGCTAGCGATCGCAGACATGTACGACAAAACGGAGGCAGCAGAGGAAGCCATTTCGGCTCTTGACGAAAAAGTGGCAGCAGCAAACGAAAAAATCGTTGCACTGGAAGGCAGAAAGTTGGCCTATCTGCGTGTCCGTGAGAAGCTCCTACAAGTCTATGCGCAAAAAGGGCATCCGACCAATACGCTACTCTATCACGATCTCGGCTTTGAGCCTGGGAATGTGACGCCTGATGAACAGCGGATCGATCTGTCGATGGAAATTGTGCCAGAGATGGATGCGGATTATATTGCAATGGAAGTCGATCCAAATGGGAGAGAGTACTTGGAAAGCATGAACGAAAGTGAACTGTGGAATGAAGTCTCTGCTGTTCAGAACGATCAAGTGTACGAAACAGATTCGTTTTGGTTGTTCAAAGGATGGGGAGCCATCGGGCGCGGTGAGATTGTCGATGACGTGCTACAGATGGTCGAATGA
- a CDS encoding helix-turn-helix transcriptional regulator, producing MNSTFVQKSIQYIEHHLQHDITSEDVAKEVGYSPYHFHRKFQAEVGLSVTSYLTQRRLVYASQLLLHTSAPILDIAYDAHYDSQEAFSRAFKKVYQLPPGRYRTMFKTQQPKPKGELHMQSTSPIKHWILSGSHPDQYEIGIDEKNVHQGNKSAFLRSVTVDSENSFGTLMQSFHAKEYIGKRIRLSAFIKTEEVQHFCGLWMRVDNLAGDVIQFDNMYNRKLVGSQPWNLYAIVLDVPDDSASINFGLLLTGQGHVWLDSLRFEEVSPTVPTTSMNMENELNHTPQNLSFEE from the coding sequence ATGAATTCAACCTTTGTCCAGAAAAGCATTCAGTATATTGAACATCACTTACAACATGATATTACGTCTGAGGATGTCGCGAAGGAGGTCGGCTATTCCCCCTATCATTTCCATCGGAAATTCCAAGCAGAGGTTGGGCTCAGTGTGACGTCGTATTTGACGCAAAGACGGCTTGTGTATGCTTCACAGCTATTGCTCCATACGTCAGCACCAATTCTCGATATTGCTTACGACGCACACTATGATAGTCAGGAAGCATTTTCACGGGCATTTAAAAAGGTCTACCAACTGCCACCAGGGCGTTACCGGACAATGTTCAAAACACAACAACCTAAACCAAAAGGAGAGTTACACATGCAATCTACTTCCCCAATCAAACACTGGATTCTTAGCGGAAGTCATCCCGATCAATACGAGATTGGTATTGATGAGAAAAACGTTCATCAAGGAAACAAATCCGCCTTTCTCCGATCAGTTACCGTTGATTCTGAAAATTCCTTTGGCACACTAATGCAAAGCTTCCACGCGAAGGAGTATATCGGCAAAAGAATACGTCTGTCCGCCTTTATCAAAACAGAGGAGGTACAGCATTTTTGTGGACTCTGGATGAGGGTAGACAACCTTGCAGGGGATGTTATTCAATTTGACAATATGTACAATCGCAAGCTTGTTGGGAGTCAGCCGTGGAACTTGTACGCCATTGTTCTGGATGTTCCCGACGACAGTGCTTCTATTAATTTTGGCTTATTGCTTACTGGCCAAGGGCATGTATGGCTTGATAGTCTTCGCTTTGAAGAGGTTAGCCCTACTGTACCAACAACAAGTATGAACATGGAAAATGAGCTCAACCATACTCCACAAAACCTATCATTCGAAGAGTGA
- a CDS encoding Msr family ABC-F type ribosomal protection protein produces MDALCLELDQIKVRYLDRVVLDIQNIKVHQFDRIGVVGKNGGGKSTLLKVMRGEKLPDQGQVHRHAEVGYFTQTEISEEESIDGELLSRLAVPKHTIQELSGGEQTKLKLAQLFSTYYEGLLIDEPTTHLDAAGIDFLIEELRYYYGALVLVSHDRHVLDQLVTKIWEVDGGRVTEYTGNYSDYLGQKALQREQQQAQHEQYVKDKQRLMQAAEKKMNKAEKITQASQQMSKKETKAKANRMFMTKSKDTSQKAMQKAAKAIEKRVDQLDAVDAPEDNRPIHFHVSPALRLHNKFPIMANELTLVKGEKMLLQGARFQFPVGKVIAIEGQNGSGKTTLLEHILEDGEGIELSPKVAFGHYAQLAYQFPKKETVQTYMKERSDEEEGKIRAVLHAMDITGNDLKKNVQDLSGGERIRLLLCQLFLGRYNILVLDEPTNFLDVACIEALEQFLAAYEGTVLLVSHDRTFIERVADVVYRIEDQQVRQASFDEISQEKT; encoded by the coding sequence ATGGACGCATTATGTTTAGAGCTTGATCAAATAAAGGTCCGTTATTTGGATCGCGTTGTTTTGGACATTCAAAATATCAAGGTGCACCAATTTGATCGCATCGGCGTTGTGGGCAAAAATGGTGGCGGCAAAAGTACTCTATTGAAGGTGATGAGAGGCGAGAAGTTACCTGACCAGGGGCAGGTGCATCGTCATGCCGAGGTCGGCTACTTTACACAAACGGAGATTTCTGAAGAAGAAAGCATTGATGGGGAGCTTCTCAGTCGCCTTGCCGTGCCAAAGCATACGATTCAAGAACTGAGTGGTGGCGAGCAAACGAAGCTAAAGCTGGCGCAACTCTTCTCCACTTATTATGAAGGACTGCTGATTGATGAGCCAACGACACATTTGGATGCTGCGGGAATTGATTTTTTGATAGAAGAGCTGCGCTATTATTACGGAGCATTGGTGCTCGTCAGTCACGACCGGCATGTGCTTGATCAACTGGTGACAAAAATTTGGGAGGTCGATGGTGGTCGTGTGACAGAATACACGGGAAATTATTCTGATTACCTTGGTCAAAAGGCATTGCAAAGGGAACAGCAGCAAGCGCAACATGAACAGTATGTCAAAGACAAGCAACGTCTCATGCAGGCAGCAGAGAAGAAAATGAACAAGGCGGAAAAAATCACACAGGCTAGCCAGCAAATGTCCAAAAAAGAGACGAAGGCAAAAGCCAATCGAATGTTTATGACGAAATCAAAGGACACAAGCCAAAAGGCGATGCAAAAGGCAGCCAAGGCAATTGAAAAGCGCGTGGATCAGCTCGATGCTGTTGATGCGCCAGAGGATAATCGACCGATTCATTTTCATGTATCACCAGCCTTGCGACTGCACAATAAATTTCCCATCATGGCGAACGAGCTGACGTTGGTTAAGGGGGAAAAGATGCTGTTGCAAGGTGCGCGGTTTCAATTTCCAGTAGGCAAGGTTATTGCCATTGAGGGACAAAATGGCTCCGGCAAAACAACGCTACTGGAACATATATTAGAGGACGGCGAAGGCATTGAACTGTCTCCGAAAGTCGCTTTCGGACATTACGCACAGCTAGCTTATCAGTTCCCAAAGAAGGAGACAGTACAGACGTATATGAAGGAGCGGAGTGATGAGGAAGAAGGTAAAATTCGAGCCGTTTTGCACGCGATGGACATCACGGGCAACGATCTTAAGAAAAACGTACAAGACCTAAGTGGCGGTGAACGAATTCGCCTGTTGCTCTGTCAGTTGTTTTTAGGGCGCTACAATATTCTGGTGCTTGATGAACCAACCAATTTTCTCGATGTTGCTTGCATAGAAGCGTTGGAGCAGTTTCTAGCCGCTTATGAAGGAACCGTATTGCTTGTCTCCCACGACCGAACATTTATTGAACGTGTTGCTGACGTCGTCTATCGAATAGAGGACCAGCAAGTTCGGCAGGCGTCATTCGATGAAATTTCTCAGGAAAAGACATGA
- a CDS encoding methyl-accepting chemotaxis protein, which yields MVQQQNKIMLLLALFTTVLSIVVHLLGRWMHLFDTHMHGDEALTTSAIEADFGLALNGLLILPIILFILAWLVHVFSPTNRWIPLLNTLVLTFSSISLIAGGSGRVEFHFSIFMVVAMVSFYGRIPLVMTMTTLFAAQHLLGFFLIPELVFGSHHYSFDMLLIHALFLVFTSGATSWQMYSNHKMREHMKREQQQQRGAIIDTIVSRITATSQQTLAEANKVHSKAAESADAARTIDMAIKNVADGSEKQWSRSQTHAGVMEEMNVGMSQMAVASETISKQSDETSKLAEAGAHSMKSYIAGFQNTHASVNASYSSFQTLTERIRTIDDMLLVIKDIAGRTNLLALNASIEATAAGEKGRGFAIVAAEVRQLAEQSSEAVNQIAGRIQDITKDTKETMDRMRQANEDTNDQLISIQKAGTAFDQILATASEVDEQMKTNAAAAQSLASGSHEAASSVSEVSRIAQHIQSQAANMVNVSSLQQETIDQISASAGNLHTLAHELEAIIAALKEDR from the coding sequence TTGGTTCAGCAACAAAACAAAATCATGCTCCTACTCGCTCTATTTACAACAGTTCTCTCTATTGTTGTACATTTGCTTGGTCGTTGGATGCATTTGTTTGATACACATATGCATGGTGATGAGGCGCTAACGACCAGCGCCATTGAAGCTGACTTTGGTCTTGCTCTAAATGGATTGCTCATACTTCCCATCATCTTGTTCATTCTTGCATGGCTGGTGCACGTATTCTCTCCTACAAACAGATGGATTCCGTTGCTAAATACATTGGTTCTTACCTTCAGCAGCATTTCCCTTATCGCAGGGGGCAGTGGACGCGTCGAATTTCACTTTTCCATCTTTATGGTGGTAGCGATGGTCTCCTTTTACGGCCGTATTCCTCTCGTGATGACGATGACGACTCTGTTTGCTGCACAGCATCTATTAGGCTTTTTCCTCATTCCAGAGCTCGTGTTTGGGTCCCATCATTATTCGTTTGATATGCTTCTCATTCATGCGTTGTTTCTGGTATTCACTTCTGGAGCGACGAGCTGGCAAATGTATTCGAATCATAAAATGCGAGAACATATGAAGAGAGAGCAGCAACAACAGCGCGGAGCCATTATCGATACGATTGTGAGTCGCATCACAGCCACATCACAGCAAACGTTGGCTGAGGCAAATAAAGTACATAGCAAGGCAGCTGAGTCAGCAGACGCAGCGAGAACAATTGACATGGCGATTAAGAATGTTGCAGATGGCTCGGAGAAACAATGGAGCCGATCACAGACGCACGCCGGCGTCATGGAGGAAATGAACGTGGGCATGTCACAAATGGCAGTCGCATCGGAAACAATCTCTAAGCAATCCGACGAAACCTCTAAGCTGGCCGAAGCAGGCGCCCATTCGATGAAATCGTACATCGCTGGCTTTCAAAACACGCATGCCTCTGTGAACGCCTCGTATTCTTCATTTCAAACGTTAACTGAACGCATTCGTACGATTGATGACATGCTGCTTGTCATTAAGGACATTGCCGGCCGGACCAATCTACTCGCATTAAATGCCTCCATCGAAGCAACGGCAGCTGGTGAAAAAGGGCGCGGTTTTGCCATCGTTGCAGCAGAGGTACGACAGCTTGCCGAACAGTCGAGCGAAGCCGTGAATCAAATTGCTGGTCGCATTCAAGACATTACGAAAGACACAAAAGAAACAATGGACCGTATGCGCCAAGCCAATGAAGACACGAACGACCAGCTGATTTCGATACAGAAAGCAGGGACTGCCTTCGATCAGATTCTTGCCACCGCAAGCGAAGTGGACGAACAAATGAAAACAAACGCAGCCGCAGCCCAAAGCCTTGCCTCTGGTTCACACGAGGCAGCATCTTCCGTCTCTGAAGTGAGTCGCATTGCCCAACACATTCAAAGCCAAGCGGCAAACATGGTTAATGTTTCGTCATTGCAACAGGAAACCATTGATCAAATCTCAGCGTCAGCAGGCAACCTCCACACGCTGGCTCACGAGCTCGAAGCAATCATAGCTGCCCTCAAAGAGGATCGCTAG
- a CDS encoding Gfo/Idh/MocA family protein, with translation MTLRVAVVGVGNIGSIHAGVYHANEKTELVAVCDIDREKADAAAAKFGAKAFYSVEELLASGLQLDGCSVATKGKENGSEHFAPTMQLLKAGIPVLGEKPISNTIPEGEQMVALAEEKKVPYAINLNHRFTPAAERAKEWIEQDRLGQLHMINMRMWINNPVESSPWFHLRALHPHSFDVIRYFAGDVKKVAAFMMKGEGRSIWSNTQVLLEFENGMIGNLVGSYDAGGSYGLERCEVVGSKGRFVLDDACEQLTFTPRHAIETETHNYLGGMRSFNETFNSRISAWIEQLHEGIPYDQIDGSGKDALQAQRIIEACITSWETNTIVELTNETSSVQ, from the coding sequence ATGACGTTACGAGTAGCTGTCGTAGGTGTTGGGAACATTGGTAGCATTCATGCAGGAGTGTATCACGCGAATGAGAAAACAGAGCTGGTTGCTGTGTGTGACATTGACCGAGAAAAGGCAGATGCCGCGGCCGCTAAATTTGGGGCGAAGGCATTTTACAGTGTGGAGGAATTGCTGGCAAGTGGTCTTCAATTGGACGGATGCAGTGTCGCAACGAAAGGAAAAGAAAACGGCAGCGAGCATTTTGCACCAACGATGCAGCTGTTGAAGGCGGGCATCCCGGTGCTTGGTGAAAAACCGATCTCCAATACGATTCCAGAGGGCGAACAGATGGTGGCGCTCGCTGAAGAGAAGAAAGTGCCATACGCCATCAATCTCAACCACCGCTTTACCCCTGCTGCTGAAAGAGCGAAGGAATGGATTGAACAAGACCGACTTGGACAGCTTCATATGATCAATATGAGAATGTGGATCAACAATCCGGTAGAGTCCTCACCGTGGTTTCATTTGCGTGCGTTGCATCCACATTCCTTTGACGTCATTCGTTATTTTGCTGGCGATGTCAAAAAAGTAGCGGCCTTTATGATGAAGGGGGAAGGACGCTCCATCTGGTCGAATACACAGGTGCTGCTCGAGTTTGAGAATGGCATGATTGGCAACCTGGTCGGAAGCTATGATGCGGGCGGAAGCTATGGTCTGGAGCGCTGTGAGGTGGTCGGGTCGAAGGGACGTTTTGTCCTTGATGATGCCTGTGAACAGCTGACCTTCACACCGCGGCACGCGATCGAAACAGAAACGCATAACTACCTCGGTGGGATGCGGTCATTCAATGAAACCTTTAACAGTCGCATTAGCGCCTGGATTGAACAGCTTCATGAAGGCATTCCATATGATCAAATTGATGGCTCTGGAAAAGACGCCCTCCAGGCACAGCGTATTATTGAAGCGTGCATCACTTCGTGGGAAACCAATACCATTGTAGAACTGACCAATGAAACGTCGTCTGTCCAATAG